DNA sequence from the Pseudomonas fluorescens Q2-87 genome:
CGCCCGACATCGAGTCACGGGAACTGCGCGCCTGGGTCAGGATGGTGCCGGTAGCCGTGGCATCGAGCTGGCCTTGCTTGGCCTGCGAGCCCACCGACGAAACCAGTCCGCCGTAGGCATCGGAGAAACTCACGCCGGGGCTGGTGGCATTGGCGCCCACCGTGGCCTTGGTTTGCAGACCCAGTAGCCCCTGCGCGTTGCGGTTGTCAGTGCTGCTGGCCGGGGTCAGGGAAATGTTGAAGCTGTCATCCGCCGCAGGGCTGCCGCTGAGGGTCATCGCGACATTGAACGTTTTCGCAGCACCGCCCCCATCGATATAAGGCACTGAAATGTTCAAATCGTTGTTCTGGCCCGGCACGATAGTGCCGGTGCCGATGCTGTTGCCCTTGGCATCGAATGCCTGATAGGCGGTAGCACTGGTCATCAGTACGCGAACCGGCATCGAATTCTTGACGGCCGTTTGTACTTCCAGGCGCTGGACCGGGTCATAGATGTCCAGGACCGTGGACAAGGCCGGCTGGCCAATAGCGCCGGTGCCGTCATTGCCAGACGCTTTGGTAGATGTCAGAGGGGCCGCAGTTGCCAAGGTCTTGGCATCGGTCATGACAACGTTCATGTCCGCAGCGGAACTGCGGGTCGGGGTGATCTTGAAAGTGTCGCCGGCATTCACCGGTCCGGCATTAAGGCTCAGGCTGAAGCCGTCAATCACTGGAGCAGGCGTTGCCCCCAGGGTAAAAGCGCCCATGTTGGTGTTGTCTGACAGGCGAAGTACGCTGTAACCCGTCGCACTGTTGAAGGTGACCTGGTAATCGCTGGCGGCCAGCTTGCTGGTGTCGTTGATGGTCACGTTCAGGTTGCCGGACGCGGGATTGTTGTTGCCATTGGCAATGCTGCGCTGGCTGATGGCCGTGGCACTGTTGATGTCGTTGAACAACGCCGCACCAAAATTACCGTTCTGGTCCAGGCCCTGGCCCAGTTGCCTGTTGACCTGGTCGGTCACCACCATGGCGATGCGACCGAGGCTGTTGACCGCCGAGGTCAATACTTCGTTGCGGTAACGCAGCAGGCCACCAATCTGCCCGCCGCTGGTCACGGAGGTAATGTCGATCGTCGAGCTGCCACGGGTCATGATGATCGAGGAACGGGAAGGATCATTCTTGTCGGCCGCCACCTGCAAAGTATTGACGGTGTTGCCGACGACCAGCGGCTGACCGCTGCCCAGGTAGATGTCCATCCTGCCGTCGGTTTCGGTGACCTGAGTCCCAACCAGCGCGGAAAGTTGGCGAACGGCTTCGTTGCGCTGGTCCAGCAAGTCGTTGGGCATACTGCCCGTCCCCAGGCCCGTAGCGTCGCTGATTTTCTGGTTGTACGCGGCAACCGTGCTCGCCAGCTTGTTGACCTGTTGGGTCATCGAATCCAACTGGTCGTTGATGTAGTTACCCTGCTGGGTCAACTGCTGGGAGATGGCATTGAAGCGACCGCTCAAACCCTGGGCATTGGTCAACAGCGCCTGACGCGCAGCGCTGTCGTTGGAGTTACCCGCCAATGTCTGCAAAGAGGCGAAGAATGACTGCAGTGTCTTGGTTACGCCGGTGCCGCTGTCAGACAGCAATTTGTCCACCTGGGAGGCCTGCCCCAAGTAGATCTGCGCGTCATTGTCCAGCGATGTCGAAGTACGCAGTTGCGCATCGAGGTAGCTGCTGTATACCCGGCGCACGTCTGCCAAGGTCGTACCGGAACCGATGAACACGTTGCCGTACTGATTGGACGCCTTGGTGGTCTGCACGGTCTGCTGACGCGAATAACCGGCGGTATCGACGTTGGCAATGTTATTACCGGTGGTCAGCAACGAGCTGTGGCTTGCAGACAGACCCGACATCCCGATATTGAGCAAACTCATGGTTCAGACCTTATAAAGTCGTGGTGGCGCCTGCAGCGGCGTAGTTTTGGTAACTCGTCATCTGCCGGGCTATATTCGAAATCTTTTTGGCGTAGTTGGGGTCGGTGGCGTAACCGGCCTTCTGCAACTCGCGTACAAACTGTTCCGGTTTATCGGCCGACTTCAGCACATCTTGATAGCGACTGTTGCTTTGCAGCAGATTGACCAAGTCATGGAAGCTGTCGCGATACGAGGCGTAGGAACGGAACTCGGCCGTCTCCTTGACCATCTCGCCGTTGCGGAATTCGCTGGTAATTGCCCGTGCCGAATCGCCCTTCCAACCCTGGCTGGCCTTGATGCCGAAGAGGTTGTGGCTGCTGCTGCCATCGGGTTGGCGCATGACCGATTTACCCCAACCGGTTTCCAGGGCCGCCTGGGCCACCAGGTAACGTGGGTCGACACCGATGCGGTCGGCGGCTTCCTTGGCCATCGGCAGCATGGCATTGACGAATTCGTCGGCATCACGGAAGGCCTTGCGGGCCGGTGCCAGCGGCGGCTGCGCCACGGCGCGTCCATAAACCTGCATATCCCCTTTCGGCTCGGCAGCCTTGAGCGCGGCCAGCCAGTCGCCATTGGCGAGTTCGCCGGTGGCCGGCTTGACAGCGGCGACGGCGCGATCAGGCAGCAGATTTTGCGCAGGTACATCATTGACCGAGGCCGAAGGCACCAGACCAGCCAGCAGGCGATCGGCAAGTTTGGGCGGCAGGGCCAGGCGACGCTGGTTAAGCAGTTCCATGTCGTTGCGGTGAACACCCTCGGCCCCTTGCGGCGCACTCACGGCCCGCGAAGCCCACAGCGGCCGCTGGCCGTTGGTACGCGACAACGGGCCATCGGTAGCCACGGTTCCGGCAGCCACCGGTGTTGGTACGGCCTTGGCGACCTTGTCCAACGCCTCTTGCTGCTTGGCGGCCGACAACGTCGCGGCTTCGCCGGGCGCCAGCGGTTTGTTCTTGGACATCTGGCGCAGCAGCACGTCGGCCAGGCCGATACCACCGCCTTCGCGGGACATGGAAACGGCCAACTGCTGGTCGTACATTTCCTGATACTGCTTGGCTTCTGGCGTATTCATCGGGTTGTCCTTGCCCAGGGCCTCGGTGGCCGAACGCATGGACTTGAGCATTTCGCCGAGGAACAGCGACTCGAATTCCTGCGCCACCTTGCGCAGGTTGCCGTCGCTGTTCTTGTCGCCAACCTTGAGCTGGTTCAAGCGGTTCAGGTCCGAATAGGAACCCGAATCGCCGCTGGTCAAAGCACCCTTGCGCATATCCATGGCCGGGTCCTCAAATCACGATCAGGTCGGCTTGCAACGCGCCGGCCTGCTTCAAGGCTTCGAGAATCGCCATCAGGTCGCCCGGTGCCGCGCCGACCTGGTTCACCGCCCGGACGATCTCATCCAGGGTAGTGCCCGGGCCGAACTTGAACATTGGCTTGGCTTCTTGCTGGGCATTGACCCGCGAACGCGGCACGACTGCGGTCTGGCCGTTGGACAATGGTCCAGGCTGGCTGACGATCGGGTCTTCGGTGATGGTCACCGTCAGGCTGCCGTGGGTCACGGCGGCCGGGGAAACCTTGACGTTCTGGCCGATCACGATGGTGCCGGTACGCGAGTTGATGATGACTTTCGCCACTGCCTGGCCCGGGTCGACCTCGAGATTCTCCAGGATCGACAGATAGTCGACCCGCTGGCTCGGGTCCAAAGGTGCGGTGACGCGGATCGAGCCGCCATCGATGGCCTGGGCCACGCCTGGGCCGAGCATGTCGTTGATCTTGTCGACGATGCGCTTGGCGGTGGTGAAGTCGGAACGGTTGAGGTTCAGGGTCAGGCTGTTGCCCTGGTTGAAACCGCTCGGCACCGCACGCTCCACCGATGCGCCGCCAGGGATGCGACCGGCCGACGGAACGTTGACGGTGATCTTGGAACCATCACGCCCCTCGGCATCGAAACCGCCCACCACCAGGTTGCCCTGGGCAATGGCGTAGACGTTGCCGTCGATCCCCTTGAGCGGCGTCAACAGCAAGGTGCCGCCCCGCAGGCTCTTGGAGTTACCAATGGACGAAACGGTGATATCCACCTGCTGGCCAGGCTTGGCGAACGCCGGCAGATCGGCACTGATCGACACCGCCGCGACGTTCTTCAACTGCACGTTGCCGGAACCCGCCGGCACCTTGATGCCGAACTGCGACAGCATGTTGTTGAAGGTCTGTAGGGTGAACGGGGTCTGGGTGGTCTGGTCGCCGGTGCCATTGAGGCCCACGACCAGGCCGTAGCCGATCAACTGGTTGGAACGCACGCCGGAAATGCTGGCGATGTCCTTCAGGCGCTCGGCTTGAGCGGTAAAGGCCACCGACATCACCAAGGCACCCATCAACAGCTGCTTAAGATTCAACTGGGCCACCTAGAAAGGGAACTTCGGGCTGAGGAAGAAACGGTCGAACCAGCCTGGCTGGCTCGCATCGGCAAACGCACCGGTGCCCGAATAAGTGATGCGCGCATCAGCCACACGGGTCGAGGAAACCGTGTTGTCGGTGGCGATGTCATCGGCGCGAACCATGCCGGCGATGCGCACCAGCTCGTCACCGGTGTTGAGGGTCAGCCACTTCTCGCCGCGCACGACAATGATGCCGTTGGGCAATACATCGGCAACGGTGACGGTGATCGAACCGGTCAAGCTGTTGCTCTGGCCGGACTTGCTGTCGCCCTTGGTGGCGCGGTCGGAGCCGTAGCCTGCGTTGAGACTCAGGTCATTGCCACCGATCGGGTTGTTGGTGGTCAGGCTGGAGCCGAACAACGAGGTCAAGCCAACGCTGGTCTTGCTGGTCTTGTCCAATTGCGAGTTGGCGTTCTTGCTGGCCTGGGTGCGCTCATTCAGGGTGATGGTGATGATGTCACCGACCCGGAAAGCCTTGCGGTCGCTGTACAGGTTCTGTTCGAAACCGGCCTGGTAGATCGAGCCATTGTTCGCAGCGGCCGGCAATGGCGTGCGCGGCAACACCGGAGCGTAATACGGGTCATTGGGCCTGGGTGTCGGCGCGACACAGCCCGCGAGTGCGGTGATCCCACTCAGTGCCAGAACAGATACGAAGCGTTTCATGACCCTACCTCTTGGTGTTGCAGGCGACCTCAGGCCGCCCCATAGACGTGATTACAGATTCTGCGTAACGAACGAGAGCATCTGGTCGGCGGTGGAGATCACCTTGGAGTTCATCTCATAGGCGCGCTGGGTGGTGATCATGTTGACCATCTCCTCAACGGTGCTCACGTTGGACGTTTCCAGGGTGTTCTGCAGCGTGGTGCCGAAACCGTTCAGGCCCGGGGTGCCGATTTGTGGCGCACCGCTGGCGGCGGTTTCCAGGAACAGGTTGTTGCCCACCGCTTGCAGGCCGGCTGGGTTGATGAAGTCGGCGGTCTGCAGGTTGCCGATCACCTGGGCGGCCGGGTTGCCCGCAATGGTGATGGACACGGTGCCGTCACGGCCCACGGTAAAGGTCTGGGCATCGTTCGGGATGATGACCGCAGGTTCCAGGGCGAAACCGCTGGCGTTGACGATCTGGCCGTTGGAGTCGAGGTGGAACGTACCGTCACGGGTGTAGGACGTGGTGCCGTCCGGCTGCAGGATCTGGAAGAAACCGCGACCGTCGATGGCCATGTCCAACGGTTGCTCGGTGGTTTGCAGGCTGCCGGCGTTGAAGTTTTTCTGGGTGCCGACAATGCGCACACCGGTACCCACTTGCAGGCCCGACGGCAATTCGCTGTCCTGGGTCGACTGGGCGCCAGGCTGGCGTTTTACCTGGTACAGCAGGTCCTGGAACTCGGCACGATCACGTTTGAAACCCGTGGTCGACACGTTCGCCAGGTTGTTGGAAATGGTCGTCAGGTTGGTGTCCTGGGCGGACAGACCTGTTTTGGCAACCCATAGAGCCGGAAGCATTCGATTCTCCTCGTACGCCTGTTTTTCGGCGCGACGCTGTAATTAACGATTAGATTTGCAAGACCCGAGCCATGGCCTCATCGCCTTCTTTGGCGGTGTTCATCATCTTGACGTGGAGCTCGAACTGCTTGGCCAGGGCCAGCACCGAAGTCATTTCATCCACGGCGTTGACGTTGCTCGCTTCCTGGAAGCCCGATACCAACTGCACGTTGGCATCGACAGGCGCCGGCTGGCCGTCCTTGGTACGGATCGAGCCATCCAGGCCTTTGTTCATGTTCTTGAGGTCCGGGTTGACCAGCTTGATACGGTCCACTTCAGCCATCACACGCGGGCCTTCGCCCATGGCGCGGATACTGATGGTGCCGTCCTGGCCGATTTCGATTTTCTGCTCCGGCGGCACGGCAATCGGGCCACCGTTGCCCATCACCGGCATGCCGTTGCCGGCCCGCAGCACGCCCAGGGCGTCAACATTGAGGCTGCCGGTGCGCACGTAGCTTTCACCGCCGTCGGGATTCTGCACGGCCATCCAGCCTGGCCCGCTGACCGCCACGTCGAGGTCACGACCGGTTTCCACCAGCGCACCCGGGGTGAAGTCAGTAGCAGGACGCTCGGACAGGGCAAACGCCCGCGCCGGAAAGCTGTCGCCGAACACCGGCATCGACCGTGCCTGCTCCAGGTCTTTGTGAAAACCATTGGTGGAGATGTTCGCCAGGTTGTTGGCATGAGCCCTTTGCGCCAGTGCGTTCTGGCTGGCGCCGGTCATTGCCACATAAAGGTACTTGTCCACTGTCGTTCCTCTGCATGCCGGACGTTTGCCGCCCACTGCTGTATTGCACAGCCTCAAGCAATTTGCAGACCAACTTTTTTCTGGCGCCCCAGGGCCCGGTAAACAAAGGCTTTGGGAGTCTCGAAGGGTTCTGGAGGAATGTATCGAAGACGAAAAACCGGCGGTGTTGTGCCGCTTACGGCAACGCTTGACCTTGGGCAAGGGCCATCACGAGCAAGCTCACTCCCACATGGGCCTCAAGTGTGCAAAATCCCGTGGGAGCGAGATTGCTCGCGATGAGGCCAGCAAAACACAACAGCTGAATAGCTATGACTCCGTTTTACCCACCTCATACTCCCGCAACTTATTGGCAATGGTGGTATGTGAAACCCCCAACCGCTTGCCCAACTGCCGGCTGCTGGGGTGTTCGGAATAAAGACGCTCCAGCACCGCTTTCTCGAAACGCCCGACGATCTCGTCCAGCCCGCCCTCCAGGGAAAAATCGCCAAGGGGCTGGCGCACGCCATAGTCCGGCAGGCGGATATGCTCGGCTTTCACCGTCCCGCCGTCGCACAGGGAAACAGCCTGGAACAGCACGTTTTCCAGCTGCCGCACGTTGCCCGGCCAGTGGTAATGGCTGAGTCGGTCCATCGCCGCCGGTGCGAGTTTTGGCAATGCACAGCCGATTTGGCGACTGGCCTGGTCGAGGAAATGCTCCACCAGTGGCGTCAGACCATCGAGGCATTCGCGCAGGGGCGGAATGTGCAGGGAAAGGACATTCAAGCGGTGGTACAAATCCTGACGGAATTCACCCCGGGCGCAGAGTTCGGACAAATCCACCTGGGTGGCGCAGATCACCCTGACATCCAGATACACCTCTTCGTCGCTGCCGACACGACGGAAGCAACCGTCCTGCAAGAAGCGCAGCAATTTCACTTGCAAGCGCGGGCTCATCTCTCCTACCCCATCGAGAAACAGCGTTCCCCCAGCGGTCAGTTCCAACAGGCCAAGCTTGCCTTCGGCCCGAGCCCCTTCGAAGGCACCGGGACCGTAGCCGAACAACTCGGTTTCGGCCATGGACTCCGGCAGCCCGGCGCAGTTGAGCGCCATCAAGGGCGATTGCCCGCGCGGGCTCGCCAGGTGACAGGCCCGGGCCAGCAGCTCCTTGCCAGTGCCGGTTTCACCCTCTATCAATAGCGGTGCGTCCAGCGGGGCCATGCGCCGGGCCTCGCGGACCACTGCGGCCATGACCTTGGAACTCTGGAAAATACTGTCGAAGCCGCGCAACTCCTGCTTGCGTACGTTATAGATGCGCTCGCCCACACGGTCGGCGCGGTGCAGCGTCAGCACCGCACCGGCCATGGCCTCGCTGTCGTCGTGCTCCGACTGCAGCGGGGCGATGTCAGCCAGGAACACATCGCCCCGGACCTTGACCCGCAGACCGTTGATGCGCGACTGGTTGGCGCGTACCAGTTCCGGCAGGTCGAAATCCTCGGCGTACCGCGACAGGGGGATGCCCGGCACCTCGTCCACCCGCACTCCGAGCAACTGCGCCGCCGCCCGGTTGGCCGCGACGATGGAGCCGCCCATGTCGATGGACAACACCGGGAACTCCAGGGCGCCGAGCAAGGCGTTGAGTTCCATGTGCCGACGCTCGCTGGGCATCAGTCCGACACGCTTGACGCCAAACACCCCGGCGATGCCCTCGAATTTCGGACGCAGAGCCTGGAATTGAATGTTGATCAGGTTGGGACAGTGCAGGTAGATCGCGTTGCCATGCTCACCGCCGACCTCCCCCCGGGCGACGTTGATGCCGTACTCCACCAGCAAATTGAGAATGTCCCGCAGGATGCCGATGCGGTTCTGGCAATGGACTTTGATGCGCATGAAAAAGGCCCGGGTGCAGATGAGATAGAAAGGCGCCATTCAAGCCCAACACACATCCTGTGGCGAGGGAGCTTGCTCCCGCTGGGCTGCGAAGCGGCCCCGTTTTTAGGACTGCTGCGCAGTCCAGCGGGAGCAAGCTCCCTCGCCACGGTGTTTTGTGTCGGATTTTTTGTCTGGGCGCACAAATAGTCGTCAAGATTATGTGACAGTTGTAGGCCATTTCCCACTCGAAAATCCCGCCCCTGCCGACATACGCCTCAAGACGTAACGAAAACTTTACAAAATCATAAGTTCTCGACTTCGCAGGCCCGCGTCCCTCTGCTGCACCAGCGCCTGCTTCGGGTTATCTCTAATGCATCGCTGGACATAACAACAAACACGTCTTCCCCCAGAGGGAAATCAGCAGGAGAGCAGCATGAAGCAGACGCAGTACGTGGCCCGCGAGCCCGATGCGCAAGGTTTTATCCACTACCCCGCCGAAGAACACGCGGTGTGGAACACGCTGATCACCCGCCAGTTGAAAGTCATCGAAGGCCGCGCGTGCCAAGAGTACCTGGACGGCATCGACAAGCTTGGCCTGCCCCACGACCGTATCCCGCAACTGGGCGAGATCAACAAAGTGCTCGGCGAGACCACCGGCTGGCAGGTCGCCCGCGTACCGGCGCTGATCCCTTTCCAGACCTTTTTCGAACTGCTCGCCAACAAGCAGTTTCCAGTGGCGACCTTCATTCGTACCCGTGAAGAACTGGACTACCTGCAAGAGCCGGACATTTTCCACGAGATCTTCGGCCACTGTCCGTTGCTCACCAACCCCTGGTTCGCCGAATTCACCCACACCTACGGCAAACTCGGCCTACAAGCTTCCAAGGAAGAACGCGTCTACCTGGCGCGCCTGTACTGGATGACCATCGAGTTCGGCCTGGTGCAAACACCCCAGGGTCGGCGCATCTACGGAGGCGGCATCCTGTCGTCACCCAAGGAAACCGTGTATTGCCTGTCCGACGAGCCGGAGCATCAAGCGTTCGACCCGCTGGAAGCCATGCGCACGCCGTATCGCATCGACATCCTGCAGCCTGTGTATTTCGTGCTGCCCGAGCTCAAGCGCCTGTTCGATCTGGCCCACGAAGACATCATGGGCATGGTCAAGCGCGGTCGAGAACTGGGCTTGCACACGCCGAAATTTCCACCGAAAGCCGCCTGAACCGCGATTTTTGATCTCAATTGAGTCTGTTGCACAGCGCTGCTTTGCTTTAGCGTGGGTGCATCGACGTTTTTAAATATTCGATCCGGGAACACACCATGAACACTCTGAACCAAGCCCATTGCGAAGCCTGCCGCGCCGACGCCCCGCAAGTCAGCGACGAAGAACTGCCGGTATTGATCAAGCAGATCCCGGACTGGAACATCGAAGTGCGCGACGGCGTGATGCAGTTGGAAAAAGTCTTCCTGTTCAAGAATTTCAAGCACGCCCTGGCATTCACCAACGCCGTCGGCGAGATCTCCGAGGCCGAAGGCCACCACCCTGGCCTGCTCACCGAATGGGGCAAGGTCACCGTGACCTGGTGGAGCCACTCCATCAAGGGTCTGCATCGCAACGATTTCATCATGGCCGCCCGTACCGACGACGTAGCCAAGACCGCCGAGGGCCGCAAGTAATGCATTTCGACGCCATCGGCCGGGTGCCCGGCGATCCGATCCTCGGCCTGATGGAAGCCTACGGGGCGGACAGCAACCCGAGCAAGTTCGACCTGGGCGTGGGCGTCTACAAGGATGCCCAGGGCCTGACGCCGATTCTTGAATCGGTGAAGCGGGCCGAACAGTGGCTGGTGGATCGCCAGACCACCAAGACCTACATCGGCGGTCACGGCGATGCTGCGTTCGGCCAGCTGATCAGTGAGCTGGTGCTGGGCGTCGACTCCGCCTTGATCAAAGAAAAACGTGCCGGCGCTACCCAGACCCCGGGCGGCACCGGCGCCCTGCGCCTGAGCGCCGACTTCATCGCCCAATGCCTGCCGGGCCGTGGCGTCTGGCTGAGCAACCCGACCTGGCCAATTCACGAAACCATCTTCGCCGCCGCAGGCGTCAAGGCCAGCCATTACCCATACGTAGGCGCCGACAATCGTCTGGATTTCGAGGCGATGCTGGCGACATTGAACCAGGTGCCCAAGGGTGATGTGGTGCTGCTGCATGCCTGCTGCCACAACCCCACCGGCTTCGACCTGTCCCATGAACAATGGCGCCAGGTGCTGGATGTGATGCGCAGTCGCGCCCTGCTGCCGCTGATCGACTTCGCCTACCAGGGCTTTGGCGACGGGCTGGAGCAAGACGCGTGGGCGGTTCGGTTGTTTGCCGATGCGCTGCCGGAAGTGCTGATCACCAGTTCCTGCTCGAAAAACTTCGGCCTGTATCGCGACCGCACCGGTGCGCTGATCGTCTGCGCCGGGGATGCCGGGAAACTGCTGGACATCCGCAGCCAACTGGCGAACATCGCCCGTAACCTATGGTCGACGCCGCCGGACCATGGCGCAGCAGTGGTCGCGACGATTCTGGGCAACCCGGAACTGAAAAGTCGCTGGGCCGATGAAGTGGAGGCCATGCGCCTGCGTATCGCCCAATTGCGCAGCGGCCTGCTGGAAGCCCTCGAACCTCATGGCTTGCGAGAACGCTTCGCCCACATCGGCGTGCAACGCGGGATGTTTTCCTACACCGGCCTGACACCGGAACAGGTCAAGCACCTGCGCGAGCGCCACAGCGTGTACATGGTCGGCACGGGCCGGGCAAACGTGGCGGGCATCGATGCCACGCGCCTGGATTTGCTGGCCGAGGCAATTGCGGATGCGTGCAGGTAACATCACCCGTCGCCTGTTGAAGTTGCGTGGCGGGGGAGCTTGCTCCCGCTCGGCTGCGCAGCAGTCGTAATCAGGCCTGGCGCGGTTCCCTGGAAGATCCGATTGCTCCACAGGGGGCGGCTTCGCCGCCCAGCGGGAGCAAGCTCCCTCGCCACAGTGGATCGAACCAGCCCCAAGCCACCCGCCGTTCCTTGGGCGGTTACTGGCCCGTCCACTCCCGAACAAACTGCCCGACATCTTCCTGCGGCGCCGTACGCGCTTCTTTCTGCGGCGTGCCCAGGTAGAGGAAACCGATCACCTCTTCCCCATCCTCAAGACCCAGCCCCCTGGCGACATGCGGTGAATAGGCCAGCTCACCGGTGCGCCACACACCACCGATGCCCTGGGCATAAGCGGCGAGCAAGATACCGTGGGCCGCACAGCCCGCCGCCAGCAACTGCTCGGCTTTCGGGATTTTGAAATGGTCCTGCAAACGCGCGATCACGACCACCACCAGCGGTGCGCGCAGCGGGCCGTTGAGGGCTTTTTCCACAACGGCTTCGGACACCAGCGGGTCATTGAATCGCGCCGCTTCGGCCAGCAGTTCGCCCATGCGATGACGAGCCTGTCCTTCGACGGTCAGAAAGCGCCACGGCCGCAATTGGCCATGATCCGGCGCCCGCATGGCGGCGGCGAACATGACTTCGCGCTGTTCGGGCGTAGGTGCCGGGTCCACAAGGCGCGGGACGGAAACACGGTTGAGCAAAGCGTCGAGAGCCTGCATCGGCCACCTCCAGAAAAAATGTCCGACTATTCTAGTGGCTGTACGGCTCATTGGTTAGTTCAAATTCCGCAACCAGGATTCCATGCCACGCCAGCGCCACCGGGTGTCGGTTTACATGAGCCTTGCCGCAGGTAGAATGGCGCCCTTCCCCTCAGCCCGAGCAGATTTCATGGCGTTGCCGACCCTGCGGATCATTGGTTTCATCATCGGCATCTTCCTGATCACCCTGGCGATCTTCATGGTCGTACCGATGGCCACCCTGGTGATTTTCGAACGCACCCGCGATCTGCCATCGTTCCTCTGGTCGAGCATGATCACGTTTGTCGCCGGCCTGGCGCTGATCCTTCCCGGGCGCCCGGAACACATACACCTGCGCCCGCGCGACATGTACCTGCTGACCGTCAGCAGTTGGCTGGTGGTGTGTATCTTCGCCGCGCTGCCCTTCCTGCTGACCCAGCACATCAGCTACACGGATTCGTTCTTCGAAAGCATGTCGGGCATCACCGCCACCGGCGCTACCGTGCTGAGCGGCCTGGACACCATGTCCCCCGGCATCCTGATGTGGCGCTCGCTGCTGCACTGGCTCGGCGGCATCGGCTTCATCGGCATGGCGGTGGCGATCCTGCCATTGCTGCGCATCGGCGGCATGCGGCTGTTCCAGACCGAGTCCTCGGACCGCTCGGAAAAGGTCATGCCCCGTTCCCACATGGTGGCGCGCCTGATCGTGGCGTCCTACGTGGGCATTACCATCGTCGGCACCCTGGCGCTCTGGTGGGCCGGGATGAGTCTGTTCGATGCCATCAACCATTCGATGTCGGCGATCTCCACCGGCGGCTTTTCCACCTCGGACTTGTCCCTGGCCAAATGGACCCAGCCGGCCGTGCATTGGGTCGCCATCGTCATCATGATCCTCGGCAGCCTGCCGTTCGCCCTGTACGTCTCGATGCTGCGCGGCAATCGCCGGGCGCTGATCAAGGACCAGCAAGTCCAAGGGCTCATCGGGGTGCTGCTGGTGACCTGGCTGGTGCTCGGCACCTGGTATTGGGCGACCACCGACCTGCATTGGCTGGACGCGCTGCGGCACGTGGCGCTGAATGTGACGTCCATCGTCACCACCACGGGCTTCGCCCTGGGGGACTACAGCCTGTGGGGCAATTTCTCACTCATGTTGTTCTTTTACCTGGGGTTCGTCGGCGGCTGCTCCGGCTCAACTGCTGGCGGGATCAAGATCTTCCGCTTCCAGGTCGCCTACATCCTGCTTCGGGCCAACCTCAATCAACTGATTCATCCTCGTGCGGTGATCAAGCAGAAATACAACGGC
Encoded proteins:
- the flgK gene encoding flagellar hook-associated protein FlgK, whose translation is MSLLNIGMSGLSASHSSLLTTGNNIANVDTAGYSRQQTVQTTKASNQYGNVFIGSGTTLADVRRVYSSYLDAQLRTSTSLDNDAQIYLGQASQVDKLLSDSGTGVTKTLQSFFASLQTLAGNSNDSAARQALLTNAQGLSGRFNAISQQLTQQGNYINDQLDSMTQQVNKLASTVAAYNQKISDATGLGTGSMPNDLLDQRNEAVRQLSALVGTQVTETDGRMDIYLGSGQPLVVGNTVNTLQVAADKNDPSRSSIIMTRGSSTIDITSVTSGGQIGGLLRYRNEVLTSAVNSLGRIAMVVTDQVNRQLGQGLDQNGNFGAALFNDINSATAISQRSIANGNNNPASGNLNVTINDTSKLAASDYQVTFNSATGYSVLRLSDNTNMGAFTLGATPAPVIDGFSLSLNAGPVNAGDTFKITPTRSSAADMNVVMTDAKTLATAAPLTSTKASGNDGTGAIGQPALSTVLDIYDPVQRLEVQTAVKNSMPVRVLMTSATAYQAFDAKGNSIGTGTIVPGQNNDLNISVPYIDGGGAAKTFNVAMTLSGSPAADDSFNISLTPASSTDNRNAQGLLGLQTKATVGANATSPGVSFSDAYGGLVSSVGSQAKQGQLDATATGTILTQARSSRDSMSGVDLDEETGNLVKYQQYYSASSQIIKAAQETFSTLINAL
- the flgJ gene encoding flagellar assembly peptidoglycan hydrolase FlgJ: MDMRKGALTSGDSGSYSDLNRLNQLKVGDKNSDGNLRKVAQEFESLFLGEMLKSMRSATEALGKDNPMNTPEAKQYQEMYDQQLAVSMSREGGGIGLADVLLRQMSKNKPLAPGEAATLSAAKQQEALDKVAKAVPTPVAAGTVATDGPLSRTNGQRPLWASRAVSAPQGAEGVHRNDMELLNQRRLALPPKLADRLLAGLVPSASVNDVPAQNLLPDRAVAAVKPATGELANGDWLAALKAAEPKGDMQVYGRAVAQPPLAPARKAFRDADEFVNAMLPMAKEAADRIGVDPRYLVAQAALETGWGKSVMRQPDGSSSHNLFGIKASQGWKGDSARAITSEFRNGEMVKETAEFRSYASYRDSFHDLVNLLQSNSRYQDVLKSADKPEQFVRELQKAGYATDPNYAKKISNIARQMTSYQNYAAAGATTTL
- a CDS encoding flagellar basal body P-ring protein FlgI — protein: MGALVMSVAFTAQAERLKDIASISGVRSNQLIGYGLVVGLNGTGDQTTQTPFTLQTFNNMLSQFGIKVPAGSGNVQLKNVAAVSISADLPAFAKPGQQVDITVSSIGNSKSLRGGTLLLTPLKGIDGNVYAIAQGNLVVGGFDAEGRDGSKITVNVPSAGRIPGGASVERAVPSGFNQGNSLTLNLNRSDFTTAKRIVDKINDMLGPGVAQAIDGGSIRVTAPLDPSQRVDYLSILENLEVDPGQAVAKVIINSRTGTIVIGQNVKVSPAAVTHGSLTVTITEDPIVSQPGPLSNGQTAVVPRSRVNAQQEAKPMFKFGPGTTLDEIVRAVNQVGAAPGDLMAILEALKQAGALQADLIVI
- the flgH gene encoding flagellar basal body L-ring protein FlgH, with amino-acid sequence MKRFVSVLALSGITALAGCVAPTPRPNDPYYAPVLPRTPLPAAANNGSIYQAGFEQNLYSDRKAFRVGDIITITLNERTQASKNANSQLDKTSKTSVGLTSLFGSSLTTNNPIGGNDLSLNAGYGSDRATKGDSKSGQSNSLTGSITVTVADVLPNGIIVVRGEKWLTLNTGDELVRIAGMVRADDIATDNTVSSTRVADARITYSGTGAFADASQPGWFDRFFLSPKFPF
- the flgG gene encoding flagellar basal-body rod protein FlgG, whose amino-acid sequence is MLPALWVAKTGLSAQDTNLTTISNNLANVSTTGFKRDRAEFQDLLYQVKRQPGAQSTQDSELPSGLQVGTGVRIVGTQKNFNAGSLQTTEQPLDMAIDGRGFFQILQPDGTTSYTRDGTFHLDSNGQIVNASGFALEPAVIIPNDAQTFTVGRDGTVSITIAGNPAAQVIGNLQTADFINPAGLQAVGNNLFLETAASGAPQIGTPGLNGFGTTLQNTLETSNVSTVEEMVNMITTQRAYEMNSKVISTADQMLSFVTQNL
- a CDS encoding flagellar basal body rod protein FlgF — its product is MDKYLYVAMTGASQNALAQRAHANNLANISTNGFHKDLEQARSMPVFGDSFPARAFALSERPATDFTPGALVETGRDLDVAVSGPGWMAVQNPDGGESYVRTGSLNVDALGVLRAGNGMPVMGNGGPIAVPPEQKIEIGQDGTISIRAMGEGPRVMAEVDRIKLVNPDLKNMNKGLDGSIRTKDGQPAPVDANVQLVSGFQEASNVNAVDEMTSVLALAKQFELHVKMMNTAKEGDEAMARVLQI